A genome region from Paracoccus stylophorae includes the following:
- a CDS encoding FecCD family ABC transporter permease, producing the protein MKPLFAALAVLVALLFTASLLTGPAGIGAVDGLRALILGADGPVPIVMREIRLPRAVLGLAVGAGLGLTGAAMQGYLRNPLAEPGLIGVSGMAALGAVIAIQTGLSVAAALALPVAALAGAAIGVALLVALAGPRGGSVTLILAGIAISALAGAGTALVLNLSPNPYAANEIVFWLMGSVADRSMLHVWLALPPMAAGAALIVTTGRALDALTLGEAAAAAMGVSPAGLRLRLIAGVALVVGPATAVAGAIGFVGLVVPHLLRPWVGARPSVLLPASALGGAALLLAADIAVRLILPQRDLKLGVLTALVGAPLFLHLIWKTRSGGRV; encoded by the coding sequence ATGAAGCCGCTGTTTGCCGCGCTGGCGGTGCTGGTCGCCCTGCTGTTCACCGCCTCGCTGCTGACCGGGCCGGCCGGTATCGGCGCGGTGGACGGGCTGCGCGCGCTGATCCTGGGCGCGGACGGGCCGGTGCCCATCGTCATGCGCGAGATCCGTCTGCCGCGCGCGGTGCTGGGGCTGGCGGTGGGCGCGGGGCTGGGCCTGACCGGGGCGGCGATGCAGGGTTATCTGCGCAATCCGCTGGCCGAACCGGGACTGATCGGCGTGTCCGGCATGGCCGCTTTGGGCGCCGTCATCGCCATCCAGACCGGGCTGTCGGTGGCCGCGGCGCTGGCCCTGCCGGTCGCGGCGCTGGCCGGCGCGGCCATCGGGGTGGCGCTGCTGGTCGCACTGGCAGGGCCGCGCGGCGGGTCGGTGACGCTGATCCTGGCCGGCATCGCCATCTCGGCTTTGGCCGGGGCGGGCACGGCCTTGGTGCTGAACCTGTCGCCCAACCCATATGCGGCCAACGAGATCGTGTTCTGGCTGATGGGATCGGTGGCGGACCGGTCGATGCTGCATGTCTGGCTGGCGCTGCCGCCGATGGCGGCTGGCGCGGCGCTGATCGTCACGACAGGTCGCGCGCTGGACGCGCTGACCCTGGGCGAGGCGGCGGCGGCCGCGATGGGCGTCTCGCCCGCCGGCCTGCGCTTGCGGCTGATCGCGGGTGTGGCGCTGGTCGTCGGGCCGGCGACGGCGGTTGCGGGGGCCATCGGCTTTGTCGGGCTGGTGGTGCCGCATCTGCTGCGCCCGTGGGTCGGGGCGCGACCGTCCGTGCTGCTGCCCGCCTCGGCCCTGGGCGGTGCGGCGCTGCTGCTGGCCGCCGACATCGCGGTGCGGCTGATCCTGCCGCAGCGCGATCTGAAGCTGGGGGTGCTGACGGCGCTGGTGGGCGCGCCGCTGTTTCTGCATCTGATCTGGAAAACGCGCAGCGGGGGGCGGGTCTGA
- a CDS encoding ABC transporter ATP-binding protein → MLVLRGLSVTRRNRPVLHGVNLTLGAGEVVGLIGPNGAGKSTLMEAALGLIPFDGTSNLAAMDAAHRARAAAYLPQSREIAWPVSVEDLVALGRIPWPGGGRGAGDRAAIDAALTRMGLQDFRKRTALRLSGGEQTRALIARALAQETPLLIADEPIAGLDPAQQLSCLRLFRALAAEGHGLLVSIHDLGLAARFCTRLVLLDKGHVLADGHPDQVLRDDLLRRAFGIGARRIDTPDGPAILPV, encoded by the coding sequence ATGCTGGTGCTGCGCGGCCTGTCCGTCACCCGCCGCAACCGCCCGGTGCTGCACGGGGTAAACCTGACCCTGGGCGCGGGCGAGGTCGTCGGCCTGATCGGCCCGAACGGGGCCGGCAAGTCGACGTTGATGGAGGCCGCACTGGGCCTGATCCCGTTCGACGGCACCTCGAACCTGGCGGCGATGGATGCGGCCCACCGCGCCCGCGCCGCCGCCTATCTGCCGCAATCGCGCGAGATCGCATGGCCGGTCAGCGTCGAGGATCTGGTCGCGCTTGGCCGCATCCCCTGGCCCGGCGGGGGGCGCGGCGCGGGCGACCGGGCAGCCATCGACGCGGCCCTGACGCGGATGGGTTTGCAGGATTTCCGCAAGCGCACCGCCCTGCGCCTGTCGGGCGGCGAACAGACCCGCGCGCTGATCGCCCGCGCGCTGGCGCAGGAAACGCCGCTGCTGATCGCGGACGAACCCATCGCGGGGCTCGATCCGGCGCAGCAACTGTCCTGCCTGCGGCTGTTCCGCGCGCTGGCCGCCGAAGGACACGGGCTGCTGGTGTCGATCCACGATCTGGGGCTGGCGGCGCGGTTCTGCACCCGGCTTGTGCTGCTGGACAAGGGGCATGTGCTGGCCGACGGCCATCCCGATCAGGTGTTGCGCGACGACCTGCTGCGCCGCGCCTTCGGGATCGGCGCGCGGCGGATCGACACGCCAGACGGCCCGGCGATCCTGCCGGTGTGA
- the parA gene encoding ParA family partition ATPase, which yields MAGRIITVAQQKGGSGKTTLAVNLAVALHERGHSVALVDTDPQGSMGRWFIERMGTQGEDEAMDFSTSSAWGASYESEKLKKRFDFVIVDTPPKIDSDLRPALRVADLVLVPVATSHVDLWATEGVLDLARREKAPVLVVLNRVRPNTRLSVEVAASAADLGAVVASTQIANRVVYAETLGLGLGAVERIRTGPARDEVTALTDEVLATLG from the coding sequence ATGGCAGGCAGGATCATCACGGTGGCGCAGCAGAAGGGCGGCTCGGGCAAGACCACGCTGGCGGTGAACCTGGCCGTGGCGCTGCACGAACGCGGCCATTCCGTGGCGCTGGTCGATACCGATCCGCAGGGCAGCATGGGGCGCTGGTTCATCGAACGCATGGGAACGCAGGGCGAGGATGAGGCGATGGATTTCTCGACCTCGTCGGCCTGGGGGGCCAGCTACGAATCCGAAAAGCTGAAGAAACGGTTCGATTTCGTGATCGTCGATACGCCGCCCAAGATCGACAGCGACCTGCGGCCCGCCCTGCGCGTGGCCGATCTGGTGCTGGTGCCGGTCGCCACCAGCCATGTCGATCTGTGGGCGACCGAGGGCGTGCTGGATCTGGCGCGGCGCGAAAAGGCGCCGGTGCTGGTCGTGCTGAACCGGGTGCGTCCGAACACCCGCCTGTCGGTCGAGGTCGCGGCCAGCGCGGCCGATCTGGGCGCGGTGGTCGCAAGCACGCAGATCGCCAACCGCGTCGTCTATGCCGAGACATTGGGGCTGGGGCTGGGCGCGGTCGAACGCATCCGCACAGGTCCGGCGCGCGACGAGGTGACGGCGCTGACCGATGAGGTTCTGGCCACGCTTGGCTGA
- a CDS encoding putative quinol monooxygenase codes for MPDIRSDFDGQTVICTFEVTPGSAHDVLELLTDAWDQVIRKREGFVSGAIHLNDAQTRIATYSQWRDRKDYQAMLRSDEMRRRNREIHSMCKSFEPVMYELQSVFGD; via the coding sequence ATGCCCGATATCCGTTCCGATTTCGACGGCCAGACCGTCATCTGCACGTTCGAGGTCACGCCCGGCAGCGCGCATGACGTGCTGGAACTGCTGACCGATGCGTGGGATCAGGTGATCCGCAAACGCGAGGGCTTCGTGTCGGGCGCGATCCATCTGAACGACGCGCAGACGCGGATCGCGACCTATTCGCAGTGGCGCGACCGCAAGGATTATCAGGCGATGCTGCGCTCGGACGAGATGCGCCGCCGCAACCGCGAGATTCATTCGATGTGCAAAAGCTTCGAGCCGGTGATGTACGAGCTGCAATCGGTGTTCGGCGACTGA
- a CDS encoding dipeptidase produces MIAVFDGHNDFIQRVVAAGADGPRLWLEGDGTGHMDLPRMRAGGVVGGFFAIWIPSPAGPNDAEAVALMQNPPFRMPLPDPIPHDTALPHAFRQAAALKALERTGTLDIATDAAGLRRSIDSGRIAAIMHMEGAEPIRDMDALHLWHAMGLRSLGPVWSRPTVYAEGVPFAFPESPDIGGGLTDAGRDLVRECNALRIMLDLSHLNEAGFNDVAALSDAPLVASHSCAHAICPSTRNLTDRQLRVIADSGGLVGLNYASSFLREDGKRLPLEGFDTMLRHLDHLLSILGENGVALGSDFDGALMPRDLQDASAVPRLLQAMRDHGYDDALIRKIACDNWIGVLERTWGA; encoded by the coding sequence ATGATTGCGGTATTCGACGGCCATAACGATTTCATCCAGCGCGTGGTGGCGGCCGGCGCCGACGGCCCGCGTCTGTGGCTGGAAGGCGACGGCACCGGCCACATGGACCTGCCGCGGATGCGCGCGGGCGGCGTGGTGGGCGGGTTCTTCGCGATCTGGATCCCCTCGCCCGCCGGTCCGAACGACGCCGAGGCGGTGGCGCTGATGCAGAACCCGCCCTTTCGCATGCCGCTGCCCGACCCGATCCCGCACGACACCGCCCTGCCCCATGCCTTCCGGCAGGCGGCGGCGCTGAAGGCGCTGGAACGCACCGGCACGCTGGACATCGCGACCGACGCGGCCGGGCTGCGCCGCAGCATCGATTCCGGCCGCATCGCCGCGATCATGCACATGGAGGGGGCCGAGCCGATTCGCGACATGGACGCGCTGCATCTGTGGCACGCGATGGGGTTGCGCTCGCTTGGGCCGGTCTGGTCGCGGCCCACCGTCTATGCCGAGGGCGTGCCGTTCGCCTTTCCCGAAAGCCCCGATATCGGCGGCGGGCTGACGGACGCCGGGCGCGATCTGGTCCGCGAATGCAACGCGCTGCGGATCATGCTGGACCTGTCGCATCTGAACGAGGCGGGCTTCAACGACGTCGCCGCCCTGTCGGACGCGCCGCTGGTCGCCAGCCACAGCTGCGCGCATGCGATCTGCCCCAGCACGCGCAACCTGACCGACCGGCAATTGCGAGTGATCGCCGACAGCGGCGGGCTGGTGGGGCTGAACTATGCCTCAAGCTTTCTGCGCGAGGATGGCAAGCGGCTGCCGCTGGAAGGGTTCGACACGATGCTGCGCCATCTGGACCATCTGCTGTCGATCCTGGGCGAGAATGGCGTGGCCCTGGGGTCGGATTTCGACGGCGCGCTGATGCCGCGCGACCTGCAAGACGCCTCGGCCGTGCCGCGCCTGTTGCAGGCGATGCGGGATCACGGATACGACGACGCGCTGATCCGCAAGATCGCCTGCGACAACTGGATCGGGGTGCTGGAACGGACTTGGGGGGCGTGA
- a CDS encoding 2Fe-2S iron-sulfur cluster-binding protein has translation MSATTRSRLVVNGEAQIFSGDPRRTLLDFLRLDLRLPGTKKGCDHGQCGACTVIVNGRRINSCLSLAAMHDGDEITTIEGLGTPDALSPLQRAFIGHDGFQCGYCTPGQICSATAMLEEVKAGWPSVVADISGDNPDITDEDLSERMSGNLCRCGAYSNIIAAIREAMGAKGAAE, from the coding sequence ATGTCCGCCACGACCCGATCCCGGCTTGTCGTCAACGGTGAGGCGCAGATTTTCTCGGGCGATCCGCGACGGACGCTGCTGGATTTCCTGCGGCTGGATCTGCGCCTTCCGGGCACGAAGAAGGGCTGCGATCACGGGCAATGCGGGGCCTGCACGGTCATCGTCAACGGCAGGCGGATCAATTCCTGTCTCAGCCTTGCCGCGATGCATGACGGCGACGAGATCACCACGATCGAGGGGCTGGGCACGCCCGACGCGCTGTCGCCGCTGCAACGCGCCTTCATCGGTCACGACGGTTTTCAATGCGGCTATTGCACGCCGGGGCAGATCTGTTCGGCCACGGCGATGCTGGAGGAGGTGAAAGCCGGCTGGCCAAGCGTCGTGGCCGACATCTCCGGCGACAACCCCGACATCACCGATGAGGATTTGTCCGAACGGATGAGCGGCAATCTGTGCCGCTGCGGCGCCTATTCCAACATCATCGCGGCCATCCGCGAGGCGATGGGCGCCAAGGGGGCCGCGGAATGA
- a CDS encoding FAD binding domain-containing protein produces MREFTYSRAGDLGEAVGARARLIAGGTNLLDLMKLEVETPEALLDINRLDLARIEPHEGGLRIGALVTNSDCAADARVRRDWPLLSRAILSGASPQLRNKATTGGNLCQRTRCPYFARLSARCNKREPGSGCDAIGGVNRNHAILGTSDACIATYPGDMAVALTALDATVELDGPDGARQVPVQEFHLLPGDDAATDNVMRPGEIITSVTLPAPRPGRQIYRKVRERSSYAFALVSVAAVVSVDRGLIADAQLAFGGLAHKPWRDPNVEQSLIGQPPEPATFRRAADVLLREAKGFGGNDFKIPLARRTLAAVLNEATRA; encoded by the coding sequence ATGAGGGAATTCACCTATAGCCGCGCCGGCGATCTGGGCGAGGCGGTCGGCGCCCGGGCGCGGCTGATCGCGGGCGGGACGAACCTGCTTGACCTGATGAAGCTTGAGGTCGAGACGCCCGAGGCGCTGCTGGACATCAACAGGCTTGATCTGGCGAGGATCGAACCGCATGAAGGCGGGTTGCGGATCGGGGCGCTGGTGACGAATTCGGACTGCGCTGCGGACGCGCGGGTGCGCCGCGACTGGCCGCTGCTGTCGCGCGCGATCCTGTCGGGGGCCAGCCCGCAACTGCGCAACAAGGCCACGACCGGGGGCAATCTGTGTCAGCGCACGCGCTGCCCCTATTTCGCGCGGCTGTCCGCGCGCTGCAACAAACGTGAACCCGGCAGCGGGTGCGATGCCATCGGGGGCGTCAACCGCAATCACGCCATCCTTGGCACCTCGGATGCCTGCATCGCGACCTATCCGGGCGACATGGCGGTGGCGCTGACGGCGCTGGACGCCACGGTGGAACTGGACGGGCCGGACGGCGCGCGGCAGGTGCCGGTGCAGGAGTTTCACCTGCTGCCCGGCGACGACGCTGCCACCGACAACGTGATGCGGCCGGGCGAGATCATCACCTCGGTGACCCTGCCCGCCCCGCGCCCCGGCCGCCAGATCTATCGCAAGGTGCGCGAGCGGTCGTCCTATGCCTTTGCGCTGGTTTCGGTAGCGGCGGTCGTGTCGGTGGATCGCGGCCTGATCGCGGATGCGCAGCTTGCCTTTGGCGGGCTGGCGCACAAGCCCTGGCGCGATCCCAATGTCGAACAATCGCTGATCGGCCAGCCGCCGGAACCCGCGACGTTCCGGCGCGCGGCCGATGTTCTGCTGCGCGAGGCGAAAGGGTTCGGGGGCAACGATTTCAAGATCCCGCTTGCCCGCCGCACCCTGGCGGCCGTTCTGAACGAAGCAACGAGGGCTTGA
- a CDS encoding xanthine dehydrogenase family protein molybdopterin-binding subunit → MAVTFDSPDTRNLLDQTRQGIIGKPLDRPEGALKVSGRATYAAEYDLPDCVEGVLVPATISQGRVANIHMDEVRAMPGVLGVYADAAMLRRPAQGGAGKAPVQDVSRIDYPGQPVALVVAETFEQATAAAKALRIDYDETGDGAGFDPETAEVEPPKKPVDLGDLDRAMGTASHSVDRTYRTQGHASAAMEPHAAIAHWQDGALTLYGSFQMVAYNVPELADSLGVDPDKVRIVSPYVGGGFGSKLGVSHEAVAAAIAARDLGRPVRVVLTRQQIFDSVIRRSETCQRLRLACDDSGRLTGIGHEARVSNLPDEDFAEPVTQSTKFLYRGDNRRISVQVVRLARLTAGSVRAPGEGVGMQVLEAAMDELAEQVGLDPVELRKRNLPETPPGRDKRYSSRMLVQSLDAGARAFGWDRRKPRPCQTREGEWWIGMGMASAARVNLLSPAKARVRMLPDGRVEVESDQTDIGTGSYAILGQIAGEMLGAPIDRVTVTLGDSALPPGGGSGGSFGAASTGSAVLRACEAIRDTLAERLGVAADDLVLQDGFARGDNRNVALSDLLASDTLEEIGEIAPGQAGKDFSQASYGAFFCEVAVNAFTAETRIRRMTGAFGFGRVLNAKTARSQCLGGMVWGIGSALSEGLEFDLRDGKLMNHDLAGYHVPVHRDVPDIEVLLMEERDPAANPLQAKGVGELGISGAAGAIANAIYNACGVRARHFPITPDVLLNRMPDPF, encoded by the coding sequence ATGGCCGTAACCTTTGACTCTCCCGACACGCGCAACCTGCTGGACCAGACCCGCCAAGGGATCATCGGCAAGCCGCTGGATCGTCCCGAAGGCGCGCTGAAAGTGTCGGGGCGCGCGACCTATGCCGCCGAATACGATCTGCCGGATTGCGTCGAAGGCGTGCTGGTGCCGGCCACGATCAGCCAGGGCCGCGTCGCGAATATCCATATGGACGAGGTTCGCGCCATGCCGGGCGTGCTGGGCGTCTATGCCGATGCGGCCATGCTGCGCCGTCCCGCGCAGGGCGGGGCCGGCAAGGCGCCGGTGCAGGATGTCAGCCGGATCGACTATCCGGGCCAGCCCGTCGCGCTGGTCGTGGCCGAGACGTTCGAGCAGGCCACGGCCGCCGCCAAGGCGCTGCGCATCGACTATGACGAAACCGGCGACGGCGCGGGGTTCGATCCCGAAACAGCCGAGGTTGAGCCGCCGAAAAAGCCGGTCGATCTGGGCGATCTGGACCGTGCCATGGGAACCGCGTCCCACAGCGTCGATCGGACCTATCGCACGCAGGGACACGCCAGCGCCGCGATGGAGCCGCATGCCGCCATCGCCCATTGGCAGGACGGCGCGCTGACCCTGTATGGCAGCTTTCAGATGGTCGCCTATAACGTGCCGGAACTGGCCGACTCGCTTGGCGTCGATCCGGACAAGGTGCGCATCGTGTCGCCCTATGTCGGCGGCGGTTTCGGCTCGAAGCTGGGGGTCTCGCATGAGGCTGTGGCGGCGGCGATTGCGGCGCGCGATCTGGGGCGCCCGGTCCGCGTGGTGCTGACCCGACAGCAGATCTTCGACAGCGTGATCCGGCGCTCGGAAACCTGTCAGCGCCTGCGACTGGCCTGCGACGACAGCGGCCGGCTGACCGGCATCGGGCACGAGGCGCGGGTGTCGAACCTGCCCGATGAGGATTTTGCCGAACCCGTCACCCAGTCCACCAAGTTCCTCTATCGCGGCGACAACCGCCGCATCTCGGTCCAGGTCGTCCGGCTTGCGCGGCTGACCGCCGGGTCGGTCCGCGCCCCCGGCGAAGGGGTCGGCATGCAGGTGCTGGAGGCCGCGATGGACGAGCTGGCCGAACAGGTGGGGCTGGACCCGGTCGAGCTGCGCAAACGCAACCTGCCCGAAACGCCGCCCGGCCGTGACAAGCGTTATTCCTCGCGGATGCTGGTGCAGTCGCTGGATGCCGGGGCGCGGGCCTTTGGCTGGGACCGGCGCAAACCGCGCCCCTGCCAGACGCGAGAGGGCGAATGGTGGATCGGCATGGGCATGGCCTCGGCCGCGCGGGTGAATTTGCTGTCACCGGCCAAGGCCCGCGTACGCATGCTGCCCGACGGACGGGTCGAGGTCGAAAGCGACCAGACCGATATCGGCACCGGCAGCTATGCGATCCTGGGCCAGATCGCCGGCGAGATGCTGGGCGCGCCCATCGACCGGGTCACCGTGACGCTTGGCGACAGCGCGCTGCCGCCCGGCGGCGGCTCGGGCGGCAGTTTCGGCGCCGCATCGACCGGATCGGCCGTGCTCCGCGCCTGCGAGGCGATCCGCGACACGCTGGCCGAGCGTCTGGGCGTCGCGGCGGACGATCTGGTGTTGCAGGACGGTTTCGCGCGCGGCGACAACCGCAACGTCGCGCTGTCCGATCTTCTGGCGAGCGACACGCTGGAGGAGATCGGCGAGATCGCACCGGGTCAGGCCGGCAAGGATTTCAGCCAGGCCAGCTATGGCGCGTTCTTCTGCGAGGTTGCGGTGAACGCCTTCACCGCGGAAACCCGCATCCGGCGCATGACCGGCGCGTTCGGGTTCGGACGGGTGCTGAACGCCAAGACCGCGCGGTCGCAATGTCTTGGCGGCATGGTGTGGGGCATCGGCAGCGCGCTGAGCGAGGGGCTGGAATTCGATCTGCGCGATGGAAAGCTGATGAACCACGATCTTGCCGGCTATCACGTGCCGGTCCATCGCGACGTGCCCGACATCGAGGTGCTGCTGATGGAAGAACGTGATCCCGCCGCCAACCCCTTGCAGGCCAAGGGTGTCGGAGAGCTGGGCATTTCCGGCGCGGCCGGCGCAATTGCCAATGCGATCTACAACGCCTGCGGCGTGCGCGCGCGCCACTTTCCGATCACACCGGATGTGCTGCTGAACCGGATGCCCGACCCATTCTAG
- a CDS encoding DMT family transporter produces MSQLRDQLQISHDTRQGMLAMVLATLLFPMGDAIAKLLTGFAPPFDVTVWRTVMQALFLLPIALLFRRRLQGAVLSWPALLSGALVSVAMFCLISAFQRMPIATAISIFFIEPLLLTLLAGPLLGEVPGRRRLIAVGVGLMGAMVVIRPNFAIFGAVSLWPLVAALAFALNMIVLRRATRTRSALSVQIGASVCAALLLLGVQVAAAILFGRETASLAAAPGWAMPALVLAGALSAATFVLIALAFSKAEAGILAPFQYLEIVGATAVGYLVFGDLPDALTWLGTAIILGSGLYVFHRERQNGD; encoded by the coding sequence ATGAGCCAGCTTCGCGACCAGCTTCAGATCAGTCACGACACCCGGCAGGGGATGCTGGCCATGGTGCTGGCGACGTTGCTGTTTCCGATGGGCGACGCGATTGCAAAGCTGCTGACGGGTTTTGCGCCGCCCTTCGACGTCACCGTCTGGCGGACGGTCATGCAGGCGCTGTTCCTGCTGCCCATCGCCCTGCTGTTCCGCCGCCGCCTGCAGGGCGCGGTGCTGTCATGGCCGGCGCTGCTGTCGGGGGCGCTGGTTTCGGTCGCGATGTTCTGCCTGATCAGCGCGTTCCAGCGGATGCCCATCGCCACTGCCATCTCGATCTTCTTCATCGAACCGTTGCTGCTGACCCTGCTGGCCGGCCCGCTTCTGGGCGAGGTGCCGGGACGGCGCCGGCTGATCGCGGTGGGGGTGGGCCTGATGGGGGCGATGGTGGTGATCCGGCCGAATTTCGCGATCTTCGGCGCGGTCAGCCTGTGGCCGCTGGTCGCCGCGCTGGCCTTTGCGCTGAACATGATCGTGCTGCGCCGTGCGACCCGCACACGCTCGGCCCTGTCGGTGCAGATCGGGGCGTCGGTCTGCGCGGCGCTCCTGCTTCTGGGCGTGCAGGTCGCGGCGGCGATCCTGTTCGGGCGCGAGACCGCGTCGCTGGCCGCGGCGCCGGGCTGGGCGATGCCCGCACTGGTTCTGGCGGGTGCGCTGTCTGCGGCCACCTTCGTCCTGATCGCGCTGGCCTTCAGCAAGGCCGAGGCGGGAATCCTTGCGCCGTTCCAGTATCTTGAGATCGTCGGCGCGACCGCCGTCGGCTATCTGGTCTTCGGCGACCTGCCCGACGCGCTGACCTGGCTGGGCACCGCGATCATTCTGGGGTCCGGCCTGTATGTCTTTCATCGCGAACGCCAGAACGGCGACTAG
- a CDS encoding helix-turn-helix domain-containing protein codes for MSRLRAEHPAEETSRLEEVHHFLDDDTRLGDIMRGERATMGKSLLDVQRELRIRASYVAAIENCDVTAFDTPSFISGYVRSYARYLGMDPDWTFRRFCAESGFQPTHGMAASASGPNPARRPSDPAEALANPHALFLPQKESFWSDVEPRAIGSILVLAAVVCGLAYGGWSVLQEVQRVTLTPGEGTPGVVTALDPVDGAGMSEPALDLTGTTDLAQNLPQPESLDRLYRPQILEAPVLSARDGPIAAIDPGLSLPDDGTFAAAEGAEGATTGAGDAAGGMRSAMQYGPQLPGTDPQGGVRTLAADAPELELLAARPAWVRVTSADGTVLLEKIMDAGERFTLPKLEDAPKLRTGNSGAVYFAVNGQTFGPAAPGPQVVKNIVLSPDSLTANFALADLNADPELAQMVSIAQASTAATGIESQTE; via the coding sequence ATGAGCAGGCTGCGGGCTGAGCACCCGGCAGAGGAGACTTCGCGGTTGGAGGAAGTGCATCATTTCCTCGACGACGACACGCGCCTTGGCGACATCATGCGGGGCGAACGCGCGACCATGGGCAAATCGCTGCTGGACGTGCAGCGCGAATTGCGGATCCGCGCCTCCTATGTCGCCGCGATCGAGAATTGCGATGTCACCGCCTTCGACACCCCCAGTTTCATCTCGGGCTATGTCAGGTCCTATGCCCGCTATCTTGGCATGGACCCGGACTGGACCTTCCGCCGCTTTTGCGCCGAATCCGGGTTTCAGCCCACCCATGGCATGGCGGCGTCGGCGTCGGGGCCCAATCCTGCCCGCCGCCCGTCCGATCCGGCCGAGGCGCTGGCCAATCCCCATGCGCTGTTCCTGCCGCAAAAGGAAAGCTTCTGGTCCGATGTGGAGCCGCGCGCGATCGGGTCGATCCTGGTGCTGGCGGCGGTGGTCTGCGGGCTGGCCTATGGCGGCTGGTCGGTCCTGCAAGAGGTGCAGCGTGTCACGCTGACGCCGGGCGAAGGGACGCCGGGCGTGGTGACGGCGCTGGACCCGGTCGACGGCGCGGGCATGTCCGAACCTGCGCTGGACCTGACCGGCACGACCGACCTGGCCCAGAACCTGCCGCAGCCCGAATCGCTGGACCGGCTGTATCGTCCCCAGATCCTCGAGGCGCCGGTGTTAAGCGCGCGCGACGGACCCATCGCCGCCATCGACCCCGGCCTGTCGCTGCCCGATGACGGCACGTTCGCCGCAGCCGAGGGGGCAGAAGGTGCGACGACAGGCGCAGGCGATGCGGCGGGCGGGATGCGCAGCGCGATGCAATACGGGCCGCAGCTGCCCGGAACCGACCCGCAGGGCGGGGTGCGGACGCTGGCGGCGGATGCGCCGGAACTGGAACTGCTGGCGGCGCGTCCTGCTTGGGTCCGGGTCACCTCGGCCGACGGAACGGTCCTGCTGGAAAAGATCATGGACGCGGGCGAAAGGTTCACCCTGCCCAAGCTGGAGGATGCGCCGAAACTGCGGACCGGCAATTCGGGCGCGGTCTATTTCGCGGTGAACGGCCAGACCTTCGGCCCCGCCGCGCCCGGCCCGCAGGTGGTCAAGAATATCGTGTTGTCGCCCGACAGCCTGACCGCCAATTTCGCGCTGGCCGATCTGAACGCGGACCCGGAGCTGGCGCAGATGGTGTCCATCGCGCAGGCCAGCACGGCTGCAACCGGCATCGAATCGCAGACCGAATAG